The Winogradskyella schleiferi genome has a window encoding:
- a CDS encoding trimeric intracellular cation channel family protein, which yields MFFQIIDILGTIAFAISGALVAMNKRMDPFGVLIIAFVTAVGGGTLRDVMIGVEPVSWMRNMTFVYVIIGSAVFAVVFKKRINYLRKSLFLFDTIGISLYTVVGIETGLVAGLHPLICIALGTMTACFGGVIRDILCNEIPVIFRKEIYATACILGGVTYFLLLQFFEDRNYLFVLVAIVVITIRLIAVRFKISLPSLYRKEE from the coding sequence ATGTTTTTCCAAATCATAGACATATTAGGAACCATAGCTTTCGCCATTTCAGGGGCATTAGTAGCCATGAACAAACGCATGGATCCGTTTGGTGTGCTGATTATTGCTTTTGTGACTGCGGTTGGTGGTGGAACGTTGCGTGATGTTATGATTGGCGTTGAACCTGTTTCATGGATGAGAAACATGACCTTTGTATATGTTATTATCGGGTCTGCTGTTTTCGCTGTTGTTTTTAAAAAGCGCATTAATTACCTTAGGAAGTCCCTGTTTTTATTCGATACCATTGGTATTTCACTTTATACCGTTGTTGGTATTGAAACTGGACTTGTTGCAGGTTTACATCCTTTAATCTGTATTGCGTTAGGTACTATGACGGCTTGTTTTGGTGGTGTGATTAGAGATATTTTGTGTAACGAAATTCCTGTTATTTTCAGAAAAGAGATTTATGCAACGGCTTGTATTTTAGGAGGCGTTACTTATTTTTTACTGTTGCAATTTTTTGAGGATAGAAACTATTTGTTTGTTCTTGTCGCGATCGTGGTTATTACGATTCGTTTGATTGCGGTACGCTTTAAAATTAGTTTACCTAGTTTATATAGGAAAGAGGAATGA